Proteins from one Mucilaginibacter jinjuensis genomic window:
- a CDS encoding succinate dehydrogenase/fumarate reductase iron-sulfur subunit: MKLSLKIWRQEGVDTKGAMINYELDDVSEHMSFLEMMDLLNETLVQKGERVIEFDHDCREGICGQCGMMINGRAHGPLANTTTCQLHMRTFKDGDTIYIEPFRATAFPIVRDLKVDRSGFDHIIQAGGFITAGAGQPPEANSILISHETAEAAFDAAACIGCGACVATCKNSSAALFTSAKITQLALLPQGKLEAADRVVNMVEQMDAEGFGHCSNTEACEVECPQAISVLHIARMNYEYNKALILKP, from the coding sequence ATGAAATTGAGTTTAAAGATTTGGCGGCAGGAAGGTGTTGATACAAAGGGAGCAATGATAAATTACGAGCTGGACGATGTGTCTGAACACATGTCGTTTTTGGAGATGATGGATTTGCTTAACGAAACGCTGGTGCAAAAAGGCGAACGTGTAATAGAGTTTGATCACGATTGCCGCGAAGGTATTTGCGGTCAATGCGGTATGATGATTAATGGTAGAGCACACGGTCCGTTGGCTAATACCACTACCTGCCAGCTGCACATGCGTACGTTTAAAGATGGTGATACTATTTATATCGAACCTTTCAGAGCAACTGCATTCCCTATTGTACGCGATTTAAAGGTAGATAGAAGTGGCTTCGATCATATAATCCAGGCGGGAGGGTTTATTACAGCAGGCGCCGGTCAGCCACCAGAGGCCAATAGTATTTTGATCTCTCATGAAACAGCCGAAGCTGCTTTTGATGCTGCAGCTTGTATTGGCTGCGGGGCATGTGTGGCTACCTGCAAAAATTCGAGTGCTGCGCTGTTTACTTCGGCCAAAATTACGCAGCTGGCTTTATTGCCCCAAGGCAAACTGGAAGCTGCCGACCGTGTTGTTAATATGGTTGAGCAAATGGATGCCGAGGGCTTCGGTCATTGCTCTAACACCGAAGCCTGCGAGGTTGAGTGCCCGCAAGCTATATCGGTACTGCACATTGCCCGCATGAATTATGAGTATAACAAGGCTTTGATTTTAAAACCATAA
- a CDS encoding tautomerase family protein, which produces MPYLQLEVTKSYPTATKQELAKRMGEIYARIMSASVKRITVTIRELGEGSIWRCGEGEPHPAAILMCDIRAGRSIETRTELSKALIAVINELLELEVNLLNIEFTQHTGDEMYHQWMGSFSDDWSADEAK; this is translated from the coding sequence ATGCCGTATTTACAGTTAGAAGTTACCAAATCGTATCCAACTGCTACCAAGCAGGAACTGGCCAAACGAATGGGAGAAATCTACGCCCGGATAATGAGCGCGAGCGTAAAACGCATTACTGTAACCATTCGCGAATTGGGCGAAGGTAGCATTTGGCGTTGTGGCGAAGGCGAACCGCATCCAGCAGCGATATTAATGTGCGATATCAGGGCAGGGCGATCAATAGAAACACGCACAGAACTTTCTAAAGCGTTAATTGCGGTAATCAACGAGCTATTGGAGCTGGAAGTTAATCTGTTAAACATTGAATTTACCCAACATACCGGCGACGAAATGTACCACCAATGGATGGGAAGTTTCAGTGATGACTGGTCAGCTGATGAGGCTAAATAA
- a CDS encoding META domain-containing protein, which produces MKKLILISFIACGLLIACHSAKKTTTANGADTTVLAGTWQLSYVAGSSTSFDSLYVHKKPTISFDLTAKRVSGNSGCNSFNGPLNVSGHKISFAGLMAMTKMFCPGDGENVFMSNLQKVNSWSVSDGKTLTFIAGDIAIMRFEKQ; this is translated from the coding sequence ATGAAAAAGCTAATCTTGATTTCATTTATTGCTTGTGGTTTATTAATAGCATGCCATAGTGCAAAAAAAACTACTACTGCCAATGGTGCAGATACCACAGTGCTTGCCGGTACATGGCAGCTTAGTTACGTAGCTGGTTCAAGCACATCTTTTGATAGCTTATACGTGCATAAAAAGCCAACCATTAGTTTCGATCTCACTGCTAAACGGGTAAGCGGTAACTCGGGCTGTAATAGTTTTAATGGTCCGCTTAACGTATCAGGTCACAAAATTAGCTTTGCAGGCCTTATGGCCATGACTAAAATGTTTTGCCCCGGCGATGGCGAAAATGTGTTTATGAGTAACCTGCAAAAAGTAAATAGCTGGTCGGTAAGTGATGGCAAAACGCTCACTTTTATAGCAGGCGATATTGCCATTATGCGGTTTGAGAAACAGTAG